In Gemmatimonadales bacterium, the DNA window CCGCGGTCAGGAAATCGAGGACGGCGCGGTTGAAGACGTCCGGCTCTTCGAGGTTCACGGCGTGGCCCGACTTCGGGATCACGACGAGCCCGGCCGTCGGGATCTTCCGCTTCATGAAGATCCCGGGCTCGAGACATGGCTCGTCCTCGTCCCCCGTGACGATGAGGGTCGGGACCTCGAGCTTCTCGAGCCGATCGGCGAGGTCGAAGATCGACGGTCGTGTCATCTGCACACCCCGGAGCGTGAGCGCGTGCCCGAGCGCCGAGCCCGCCGCGAGGCGCTCGTAGAACTCCTGCCAGCCGCTGGGATCCTTGTCCATGAACTGGACGCGCGTCGGCCCCTTGGCATAGGTCTCCGCGGTCTTGGCCATGCCGTTCTCGGTGAACTGGCGCGCGGTCAGCTCGGCATCCTGTCTGAACTTCTCGCGGTCGCCGGGAACGCTCCCGTACCCCGCTCCCGCGACCACGAGCGAGAGCGCGCGCTGGGGATGGCGCAGGCCGAAGTGGAGCGTCGCATAGCCGCCCATGGAGAGCCCGCAGATGTGCGCCGTGACGATCCCGAGATGATCGAGGACGCCCTTGATGTCCTCGACGGCCTGATCCTGCGAGTAGGCGGCCAAATCTTTTGGAATGTCGGACGGCGGGTACCCGCGGGCGTTGAAGGCGATCGTGCGGTAGCGGCGCGAGAAGAAGCGTACTTGCAGA includes these proteins:
- a CDS encoding alpha/beta hydrolase; its protein translation is MPHARVGDVNLFYEEIGAGTPLIFVHEFAGDYRSWDLQVRFFSRRYRTIAFNARGYPPSDIPKDLAAYSQDQAVEDIKGVLDHLGIVTAHICGLSMGGYATLHFGLRHPQRALSLVVAGAGYGSVPGDREKFRQDAELTARQFTENGMAKTAETYAKGPTRVQFMDKDPSGWQEFYERLAAGSALGHALTLRGVQMTRPSIFDLADRLEKLEVPTLIVTGDEDEPCLEPGIFMKRKIPTAGLVVIPKSGHAVNLEEPDVFNRAVLDFLTAVDAGRWPRRNPASQTGSAILPGAVTR